In Paenibacillus sp. 1781tsa1, one DNA window encodes the following:
- a CDS encoding ParA family protein has protein sequence MSKIMAVANQKGGVGKTTTSVNLGAGLASLGKRVLLVDIDPQGNTTSGVGINKADVANCIYDVIINEVPPQEAIVETQIEGLHIIPATIQLAGAEIELVSTISREVRLKKSLAMVKKNYDYILIDCPPSLGMLTINSLTASDSVIIPIQCEYYALEGLSQLLNTVRLVQKHLNTSLQIEGVLLTMFDARTNLGIQVIEEVKKYFQQKVYQTIIPRNVRLSEAPSHGQSIITYDPRSRGAEVYLELAKEVISYE, from the coding sequence TTGTCTAAGATTATGGCCGTAGCAAATCAAAAGGGCGGTGTGGGGAAAACGACGACATCTGTTAACTTGGGTGCAGGACTGGCTTCACTCGGGAAAAGAGTATTGCTTGTCGATATTGACCCTCAGGGGAATACAACCAGCGGAGTCGGAATCAATAAAGCAGATGTGGCTAATTGTATATATGATGTCATCATTAATGAGGTTCCTCCTCAAGAAGCGATTGTGGAGACTCAGATTGAAGGCCTTCATATCATACCTGCAACGATTCAGCTTGCCGGAGCCGAGATTGAATTGGTGTCCACGATATCACGGGAAGTTCGCCTGAAAAAATCACTCGCCATGGTGAAAAAAAACTATGATTACATACTGATCGATTGCCCACCATCCCTTGGTATGTTAACGATCAATTCGTTAACCGCTTCCGATTCGGTGATCATTCCGATCCAGTGTGAGTACTATGCACTTGAAGGATTAAGTCAGTTGCTTAATACGGTTCGTCTGGTACAAAAACATCTGAATACATCCCTGCAGATTGAAGGGGTATTGCTAACGATGTTTGATGCACGGACCAATCTGGGGATACAGGTTATTGAAGAAGTGAAAAAGTATTTTCAACAAAAAGTATATCAAACGATTATTCCGCGTAACGTACGGCTTAGTGAAGCGCCATCTCATGGTCAATCCATTATCACGTATGACCCTCGTTCAAGAGGGGCGGAAGTGTATTTAGAGCTCGCAAAGGAAGTGATTTCTTATGAGTAA
- a CDS encoding DUF951 domain-containing protein has protein sequence MERKTFQLGDIVQMKKQHPCGSNEMEIIRMGMDIRIKCVGCKHSVLIPRAKFEKNMKKVLRSAEDSTEL, from the coding sequence GTGGAGCGTAAAACTTTCCAGCTTGGGGATATTGTGCAGATGAAGAAGCAGCATCCCTGTGGCAGTAATGAAATGGAGATCATTCGAATGGGTATGGATATTCGGATCAAGTGTGTCGGATGCAAACATAGCGTATTGATTCCAAGAGCAAAATTTGAGAAAAACATGAAGAAAGTATTGCGTTCAGCCGAGGATTCAACTGAATTATGA
- a CDS encoding ParB/RepB/Spo0J family partition protein translates to MSKRLGKGLDALIPSLSINDDDKVVEIPISQLRANPYQPRKVFDEGAIHELAESIRQHGVIQPIIVRPVLRGYEIIAGERRFRASQYCGNATVPAVVRNFSDQQVMEIALIENLQRENLNAMEVAVAYQGLMDQFALTQEELSVKVGKSRSHIANFLRLLSLPEEVKDHVSRGTLSMGHARAIVGVKDEVVVKQLAKQTIDQQWSVRELEEAVQQLDRSKTGEAKAKSKLKKKDPFIDTLEESLRERFKTTVKIKHNKDKGKIELNYYSQQDLERLLELLQ, encoded by the coding sequence ATGAGTAAGCGGCTTGGAAAAGGTCTTGATGCCCTCATTCCTTCGCTTTCAATTAATGACGATGATAAAGTCGTAGAAATCCCGATTAGTCAACTGCGGGCTAACCCCTATCAACCACGTAAAGTATTTGATGAGGGCGCAATCCATGAACTGGCTGAGTCCATTCGTCAGCATGGTGTCATACAACCTATTATTGTTCGTCCTGTGTTACGAGGTTATGAGATTATTGCCGGTGAACGACGGTTCAGAGCTTCGCAATATTGTGGTAATGCTACCGTACCAGCTGTAGTCCGTAACTTCAGTGATCAGCAGGTAATGGAGATTGCGTTGATCGAAAACCTGCAACGGGAGAATCTGAATGCCATGGAAGTTGCAGTTGCTTATCAGGGGTTGATGGATCAATTCGCGTTGACTCAGGAAGAGTTGTCTGTAAAAGTAGGTAAATCACGTTCTCATATTGCTAACTTCTTGCGTCTGTTATCATTGCCCGAAGAAGTAAAAGACCATGTTTCACGTGGAACATTATCCATGGGACATGCACGTGCTATCGTGGGTGTTAAAGATGAGGTTGTAGTGAAGCAGCTTGCCAAACAAACCATTGATCAGCAATGGAGTGTACGTGAGTTGGAGGAAGCTGTTCAACAACTGGATCGTTCCAAAACAGGTGAGGCTAAAGCCAAATCAAAATTGAAAAAGAAAGATCCATTCATTGATACGTTGGAAGAATCTCTGCGTGAACGTTTCAAAACAACAGTTAAAATCAAGCACAATAAAGATAAAGGTAAAATTGAGCTCAACTACTACAGTCAACAGGATCTGGAACGGCTATTGGAATTGTTACAATAA
- the mnmE gene encoding tRNA uridine-5-carboxymethylaminomethyl(34) synthesis GTPase MnmE: MISDTITAISTAVGEAGIAVIRVSGPEAVSETEKIFRSKTPLTQAASHTVHYGHIIDPVSGEKIEEVLVTVMRAPRSFTTEDVVEISAHGGVVSVKRVMDLLLQLDIRLAEPGEFTKRAFLNGRIDLSQAEGVMDLIRSKSDRAFSVALKQVEGKLSSKLRDLRYTLVETLAHIEVNIDYPEHDVESLTSDFIKEKSSQVMTEIDKLLTTAEQGKILREGITTAIVGRPNVGKSSLMNTLAQDNRAIVTDIPGTTRDVIEEFITINNIPLKLLDTAGIRETMDVVEKIGVERSRSAVSEADLILMVVNAAEPLHPDEIELLEQIRGRQSIIIMNKMDLTPQVERDVLLRYIPEERLVPMSVKDDLGVDRLEDAISTLFFSGKLESADLTYVSNVRHIALLKKAKQSLVDAYEAADQFVPIDMIQIDVRLAWEHLGEIVGDTAHDALIDQIFSQFCLGK, from the coding sequence ATGATCAGTGATACGATCACAGCGATATCAACGGCTGTCGGAGAGGCGGGTATCGCCGTGATCCGGGTCAGCGGCCCGGAAGCAGTGTCGGAGACGGAAAAGATTTTCCGCAGCAAAACCCCTTTAACTCAGGCAGCATCCCATACGGTTCATTATGGTCATATTATAGATCCGGTGAGCGGCGAGAAGATCGAGGAAGTGCTGGTCACAGTCATGCGCGCACCTCGGTCGTTCACAACAGAAGATGTCGTGGAGATCAGTGCGCACGGCGGTGTGGTGTCGGTAAAACGGGTCATGGACCTGCTGTTGCAGCTTGATATTCGTCTGGCTGAACCCGGTGAGTTCACGAAGCGTGCTTTCTTGAATGGGCGGATTGACCTGTCTCAGGCTGAAGGTGTCATGGATCTTATTCGTTCCAAATCGGACCGGGCTTTCTCGGTTGCATTGAAACAGGTTGAAGGTAAACTGTCCTCCAAACTGCGTGATCTACGATATACTTTGGTAGAAACATTGGCTCATATTGAAGTGAATATCGATTATCCAGAGCATGATGTGGAATCGTTAACGTCTGATTTTATTAAAGAAAAGTCCAGTCAGGTTATGACTGAAATTGATAAATTGTTGACTACAGCAGAACAAGGAAAGATCCTGCGAGAAGGGATCACGACGGCGATCGTTGGACGACCTAACGTAGGTAAATCCTCATTGATGAATACACTTGCGCAAGACAACCGGGCCATCGTCACGGACATTCCAGGAACAACTCGTGATGTGATCGAGGAGTTCATTACGATTAATAATATCCCGCTGAAGTTGCTTGATACGGCAGGAATTCGGGAAACGATGGACGTTGTAGAGAAGATCGGGGTAGAACGTTCTCGTTCTGCGGTAAGTGAAGCCGATCTGATCTTAATGGTTGTGAATGCTGCGGAGCCACTTCATCCGGATGAGATTGAATTATTGGAACAAATCCGCGGTAGACAATCGATAATCATTATGAATAAAATGGACTTAACGCCACAGGTAGAACGTGACGTGCTGCTTCGTTACATTCCGGAAGAACGGCTTGTACCGATGTCAGTGAAAGATGATCTGGGTGTGGATCGACTTGAAGATGCCATCTCTACGCTATTTTTCAGTGGTAAACTGGAGTCCGCAGACCTGACCTATGTCAGCAATGTGCGTCATATTGCGTTGCTCAAAAAAGCAAAGCAGTCCCTGGTTGATGCCTATGAAGCAGCAGATCAGTTCGTTCCGATTGATATGATTCAGATTGACGTTCGTTTGGCGTGGGAGCATTTGGGCGAGATTGTTGGAGATACAGCACATGATGCATTAATTGATCAGATTTTCTCCCAGTTCTGTCTAGGAAAGTAA
- the mnmG gene encoding tRNA uridine-5-carboxymethylaminomethyl(34) synthesis enzyme MnmG: protein MAFDGGSYDVIVVGAGHAGVESALAAARMGSKTLMITINLDMVAFMPCNPSIGGPAKGHVVREIDALGGEMGRNIDKTFIQMRMLNTGKGPAVHALRAQADKFSYQHKMKETMENERNLTMRQGMVDRLIVEDGKCVGVVTQTGTEYRAKAVVLTTGTYLRGKVIMGELMYESGPNNQQPSLKLSEHLRELGFDLVRFKTGTPPRVHKDTIDFSKTEIQPGDDEPKFFSYETESSDNEQLPCWLTYTSVETHQIINDNLHRAPMFSGVIEGTGPRYCPSIEDKIVRFSDKPKHQIFLEPEGKNTSEYYVQGLSTSLPEDVQLAVLRSIPGMEKVEMMRNGYAIEYDAMVPTQLWPSLETKRLPGLFTAGQINGTSGYEEAAGQGVMAGINAARKVQDKEPIVLDRSQGYIGVLIDDLVTKGTNEPYRLLTSRAEYRLLLRHDNADMRLTEIGHDIGLISEDRYAKFLDKKAKVEQEVARLKVAKARPVEVNAKLEEYGSTPIQDGSTLLTLLRRPELGYELIEQISPSEVELTADMKEQVEIQIKYAGYIEKQLIHVERLQKMEKKKIPDTIVYDEIHGLAMEAKQKLATIRPISIGQASRIAGVTPADISILLVYLEHYNRVTAARGQ from the coding sequence ATGGCTTTTGATGGCGGCAGTTATGATGTAATCGTCGTTGGTGCAGGGCATGCTGGTGTGGAATCCGCACTGGCCGCAGCTCGTATGGGGTCCAAAACACTAATGATTACGATCAATCTGGATATGGTGGCCTTTATGCCTTGTAACCCATCTATTGGGGGACCGGCCAAAGGACATGTCGTGCGTGAAATTGATGCTCTTGGTGGAGAAATGGGACGGAATATCGATAAAACCTTTATTCAGATGCGGATGCTTAACACAGGTAAAGGGCCTGCTGTTCATGCACTTCGTGCTCAGGCAGATAAATTCTCCTACCAGCATAAAATGAAGGAAACGATGGAGAATGAACGTAATCTGACGATGCGTCAAGGTATGGTTGATCGCCTGATCGTTGAAGACGGAAAATGTGTAGGCGTTGTGACTCAGACCGGAACAGAGTATCGGGCTAAAGCAGTCGTTCTGACGACAGGCACATACTTGCGCGGCAAAGTGATCATGGGTGAGCTGATGTATGAGAGTGGACCGAACAATCAACAACCATCTCTTAAATTGTCAGAGCATCTGCGTGAACTGGGCTTTGATCTGGTTCGTTTCAAAACAGGTACACCACCACGTGTGCATAAGGATACGATTGATTTTAGCAAAACCGAAATTCAGCCTGGTGATGATGAGCCGAAGTTCTTTTCCTATGAAACAGAATCTTCCGATAATGAGCAGCTGCCTTGTTGGTTGACGTATACATCCGTGGAAACACATCAGATTATTAATGATAATCTGCATCGTGCACCGATGTTTTCAGGTGTAATTGAAGGAACTGGACCGCGTTATTGTCCATCCATTGAAGATAAAATTGTTCGGTTTAGCGACAAACCGAAACATCAGATTTTCCTGGAGCCGGAAGGCAAAAATACATCCGAGTATTATGTGCAGGGACTATCTACAAGTCTGCCAGAAGATGTTCAACTTGCGGTTCTGCGCTCCATTCCAGGTATGGAAAAAGTGGAAATGATGCGTAACGGTTATGCGATTGAATACGATGCGATGGTACCTACACAATTGTGGCCATCACTTGAAACCAAACGTCTGCCAGGTCTGTTCACAGCAGGTCAGATTAATGGTACTTCCGGTTATGAAGAAGCGGCGGGACAAGGGGTTATGGCCGGCATTAATGCAGCACGCAAAGTACAAGATAAAGAGCCGATTGTGCTTGATCGCTCCCAAGGTTATATTGGCGTGCTTATTGATGATCTGGTAACGAAGGGCACAAATGAACCGTATCGTCTGTTGACTTCACGTGCTGAATATCGTCTGTTGCTTCGTCATGATAATGCAGATATGCGCCTGACGGAAATCGGACATGACATTGGCCTGATCTCTGAAGATCGTTATGCGAAATTCCTGGATAAAAAGGCGAAAGTCGAGCAGGAAGTCGCGCGTCTGAAAGTGGCTAAAGCTCGCCCTGTTGAAGTGAACGCGAAGCTGGAAGAGTACGGATCTACACCTATTCAGGATGGCAGTACGTTGCTTACCTTGCTGCGTCGCCCGGAACTAGGGTATGAACTGATTGAACAGATCTCACCATCTGAGGTAGAACTGACAGCAGATATGAAAGAACAAGTCGAAATACAAATTAAATATGCGGGTTATATTGAGAAACAATTGATCCACGTGGAACGTTTGCAAAAGATGGAGAAAAAGAAAATTCCGGACACCATCGTATATGATGAGATTCATGGTCTTGCTATGGAAGCCAAACAGAAGCTCGCTACGATTCGTCCAATCTCGATTGGTCAGGCTTCTCGTATTGCTGGAGTTACTCCTGCCGACATCTCCATTCTGCTGGTCTACCTGGAGCATTATAACCGTGTAACCGCAGCAAGGGGACAATAA
- a CDS encoding DUF4446 family protein, whose protein sequence is MAEINELILEQLLWIIGGMALLTVILLIVSIAQGAKLRKFKRKYEAMMAGSGVEDLESLLINLKIQMDSIEDEHKLQTNQLQVVMQKLTRIQGKVGVKRYNAYGEHGSDLSFSMAMINDSQDGMILTGIYNRDGSYVYAKPLKGGESAYTLSPEEKEAITLAQQAE, encoded by the coding sequence ATGGCTGAAATAAACGAGCTGATTCTGGAACAGCTGTTATGGATTATTGGCGGAATGGCATTACTTACGGTGATTTTGCTGATTGTGAGTATTGCTCAAGGGGCAAAGTTACGAAAGTTTAAACGTAAATATGAAGCCATGATGGCTGGCAGTGGAGTAGAGGACCTGGAATCATTGCTGATTAATCTGAAAATTCAGATGGACAGCATTGAGGATGAACACAAACTGCAAACGAATCAGCTGCAAGTTGTCATGCAAAAGTTGACCCGCATTCAAGGCAAAGTTGGCGTGAAAAGATACAATGCCTATGGAGAGCATGGCAGTGATCTGAGCTTCTCCATGGCTATGATTAACGACAGCCAGGATGGCATGATTCTTACGGGGATATATAACCGTGACGGTTCTTATGTATATGCAAAACCTCTTAAAGGGGGAGAGTCCGCGTATACTCTGTCCCCAGAGGAAAAGGAAGCTATTACTCTGGCACAGCAAGCAGAGTAG
- the noc gene encoding nucleoid occlusion protein has translation MKEQFSKLFGLAERNNGDEIKQIPVNEIVSSPYQPRTIFDDDKIDELLQTIKTHGVIQPIVVRVRNGSYEIIAGERRWRAVRKLGLDTIPAIVREFNDSQAASIALIENLQREGLTSIEEAVAYQKLIDLHQLTQESLAQRLGKSQSTIANKIRLLQLPDGIKAALMERKISERHARALLSLDTEELQMKLLGEIIEKELNVKQTEARVAFYKESSKIKKSKRISFTKDVRLALNTIRQSIDMVTGSGLDIKTKEADHEDHYEIVIHIPKRK, from the coding sequence ATGAAAGAACAATTTTCGAAGTTGTTTGGTTTGGCGGAGCGCAATAACGGAGATGAGATCAAACAGATTCCGGTTAATGAAATTGTGAGCAGCCCATATCAACCCCGTACTATTTTTGATGATGATAAAATTGATGAGTTGTTGCAGACGATCAAAACACATGGCGTCATTCAGCCTATTGTCGTTCGCGTGCGAAATGGATCATATGAGATTATTGCCGGGGAACGTCGCTGGCGTGCAGTTCGAAAACTGGGTTTGGATACGATTCCGGCTATTGTACGTGAATTCAACGATTCTCAGGCCGCATCCATTGCACTGATTGAGAACTTGCAGCGTGAAGGATTGACTTCAATTGAAGAAGCCGTCGCTTATCAGAAGCTGATCGACTTGCATCAACTGACACAGGAAAGTCTTGCACAACGACTTGGCAAAAGCCAGTCAACCATCGCCAACAAAATTCGGTTGTTACAGCTCCCGGATGGCATTAAGGCTGCATTGATGGAACGCAAAATTTCCGAACGTCATGCAAGAGCATTACTTTCTCTCGATACGGAAGAACTGCAGATGAAGTTGCTCGGTGAGATTATTGAAAAAGAATTGAACGTGAAACAGACAGAGGCACGTGTTGCCTTCTACAAGGAATCTTCCAAGATCAAAAAATCCAAACGTATTTCCTTTACCAAGGACGTTAGACTTGCACTTAATACGATTCGCCAATCCATCGATATGGTAACTGGTTCTGGTCTGGATATCAAAACAAAAGAAGCAGACCATGAGGATCATTATGAGATCGTTATCCATATTCCCAAACGTAAATAA
- a CDS encoding mechanosensitive ion channel family protein, producing MLPFQFAQADSSGATGALNEALRWTDKVWNRIADPDMWLNIMFSSIRIIIIFIITRIVIKVVYRIIDRSMERKQEGKIRVNPRRFVTVGELLKNATSITCNFIMILLLLSEINIQVGPLLASAGVLGLAIGFGAQGLVKDVITGFFIILEDQFAVGDVIQTGTYKGTVEVIGLRTTKLVSWQGEVHIIPNGAIASVTNYSMSNSLAVVDIPMKADLSLDESVHLVKKSLVGIEERDLNIVKVPDVLGIQSMSTSEYVVRIVAECMPNSRASVERQIQGDVKKTLEYHEMSHQAALEQAVALEKDEGDGTGGA from the coding sequence ATGTTGCCATTTCAATTTGCTCAAGCAGACAGTAGTGGCGCCACTGGTGCTTTAAATGAAGCACTTCGTTGGACGGATAAAGTCTGGAACAGAATTGCAGATCCCGATATGTGGCTTAACATTATGTTCAGCTCAATCCGGATCATTATTATTTTTATCATCACCCGTATTGTCATTAAGGTGGTATATCGCATTATAGATCGTTCCATGGAACGCAAGCAGGAAGGCAAGATTCGCGTGAATCCGCGCAGATTCGTAACCGTAGGGGAACTGTTGAAAAATGCGACCTCCATAACATGTAATTTCATTATGATTCTGCTACTGTTATCTGAGATCAACATCCAGGTTGGGCCGTTACTCGCGAGTGCCGGTGTGCTTGGGCTTGCGATTGGTTTTGGTGCACAGGGGCTGGTCAAGGATGTTATTACGGGTTTCTTCATTATATTGGAGGACCAATTCGCTGTAGGGGATGTTATTCAGACGGGAACCTACAAGGGAACGGTTGAGGTGATCGGACTCAGAACAACCAAACTGGTCAGCTGGCAAGGTGAGGTACACATTATCCCAAACGGGGCGATTGCAAGTGTAACGAACTACTCCATGTCGAATTCGTTAGCTGTAGTGGATATTCCAATGAAGGCGGACTTGAGCCTTGATGAGTCTGTACATCTCGTGAAGAAGTCATTGGTCGGGATTGAAGAGCGTGACCTAAATATTGTGAAGGTGCCGGATGTGCTCGGTATACAGTCGATGTCTACATCAGAATATGTGGTGCGAATTGTGGCTGAATGTATGCCTAACTCTCGTGCTTCTGTGGAACGTCAGATTCAGGGCGATGTGAAAAAAACGCTGGAGTATCATGAGATGAGTCATCAAGCAGCATTGGAACAGGCCGTAGCTTTGGAGAAAGATGAGGGGGATGGCACAGGTGGAGCGTAA
- the yyaC gene encoding spore protease YyaC: MNPTSRSFSSQDMTSLKIPHTDPGIHSAITHRLMFHLYKAHSLQNVVIVCIGTDRSTGDCLGPLVGSALSKWDSPLFHLYGTLDEPVHAMNLQDTLHNIQKTHHNPYVIGIDACLGQSSSVGCIQVVNGPLKPGAGVNKELPPVGDIHLTGIVNVGGFMEYFVLQNTRLSLVMRMSEIISSSLYSAIREWHTRSTLLAVPE; encoded by the coding sequence ATGAATCCTACTTCGCGTTCCTTTTCATCACAAGACATGACCAGTTTGAAAATCCCCCATACCGATCCAGGCATTCACTCCGCCATTACCCATCGGTTAATGTTCCATCTCTATAAAGCCCATTCTCTGCAAAATGTAGTGATCGTCTGCATCGGCACTGATCGCTCAACAGGCGACTGCCTTGGTCCTCTGGTCGGATCAGCCCTTTCCAAGTGGGACAGCCCTTTATTCCATCTCTATGGTACCTTAGATGAACCAGTCCATGCGATGAACCTGCAGGATACACTTCACAATATACAGAAAACACACCATAACCCATATGTGATTGGCATTGATGCCTGTCTAGGACAATCATCCAGTGTAGGATGCATTCAAGTCGTCAATGGCCCACTCAAACCGGGTGCGGGAGTAAATAAAGAATTACCGCCGGTCGGCGATATCCATCTGACAGGTATCGTTAACGTCGGCGGCTTTATGGAATACTTTGTTCTACAGAACACGCGGCTCAGTCTCGTTATGCGCATGTCCGAGATTATATCCAGCAGTTTGTACTCGGCCATCCGGGAATGGCATACACGTTCTACTCTGCTTGCTGTGCCAGAGTAA
- a CDS encoding DUF3343 domain-containing protein, with the protein MDEWINDWMLIAFDSTQQALRAEMLLEFAEIEIDLFPTPKEITAGCALCIQFPKEDLERVQKIIRNEFVEIRGLYFKTEDSYDNIPM; encoded by the coding sequence ATGGACGAATGGATTAACGATTGGATGCTGATTGCATTTGATTCAACCCAGCAGGCACTGCGTGCTGAAATGCTGCTGGAGTTTGCTGAAATAGAAATCGACTTGTTCCCTACGCCAAAAGAAATTACAGCAGGTTGTGCGCTATGTATCCAGTTTCCAAAAGAGGATCTGGAGCGAGTGCAAAAGATCATTCGTAACGAGTTCGTAGAGATCCGAGGCCTCTATTTCAAAACAGAAGACAGCTATGATAACATACCGATGTAG
- a CDS encoding aminotransferase class V-fold PLP-dependent enzyme: protein MEGIIYLDHAATSWPKPPAVGDAMLNAMEIAGANPGRGSHRMAVQASRVLFEARKSISDIFGIKNANDIAFGSNTTEALNLAIQGSLKEGDHVIATMAEHNSVRRPLEYMRRLRNVEIDYVPVNAAGAIDLIQMERMFRSNTKLVVCTHSSNLLGSILPIGEISLLCRKHQAILLVDAAQSAGVMPVNVQQLGIDMLAFPGHKGLLGPQGTGGLYIAPELDIEPLLHGGTGSQSEALEQPKVRPDRYEAGTPNTVGIAGLNAGVKYVLDLTPAFIYQHEWELTQLMMEGLSSIKGIRMLGPEIGQPRTGLVSFTVDGYDSAQLAFRLDRNYGIAVRSGFHCTPLAHESAGTTATGAVRASVGYNSTREHVDALVKAVLELTRAD, encoded by the coding sequence GTGGAGGGAATTATCTATCTGGATCATGCAGCAACATCTTGGCCCAAACCACCTGCTGTCGGTGATGCGATGCTGAATGCAATGGAGATTGCAGGGGCTAATCCTGGCAGAGGAAGCCACCGAATGGCTGTTCAGGCAAGTCGTGTACTGTTCGAGGCTAGAAAATCCATATCTGATATTTTTGGTATCAAAAATGCGAATGATATTGCCTTCGGATCAAATACGACAGAAGCCTTGAATCTGGCTATTCAAGGTTCGCTCAAGGAAGGCGATCATGTAATTGCCACCATGGCTGAACATAACTCAGTTAGACGCCCACTGGAGTACATGCGCAGATTACGAAATGTGGAGATTGATTATGTACCTGTTAATGCTGCGGGAGCTATTGATCTGATACAAATGGAACGTATGTTTCGTTCAAATACGAAATTGGTGGTATGTACACATAGTTCCAATCTCCTTGGCAGTATTCTTCCTATCGGAGAAATTTCGCTTCTGTGTCGTAAACATCAGGCCATCTTGTTGGTAGATGCGGCTCAGAGTGCGGGGGTTATGCCTGTGAATGTACAACAATTGGGCATTGATATGTTGGCTTTTCCAGGGCATAAAGGACTGCTTGGTCCTCAGGGTACAGGGGGCTTGTACATTGCTCCTGAGCTCGATATAGAGCCTTTACTTCATGGGGGAACAGGAAGTCAGTCAGAAGCTCTAGAACAACCTAAGGTGCGTCCTGATCGGTATGAGGCCGGGACGCCGAATACCGTCGGGATCGCCGGGCTGAATGCGGGTGTGAAGTATGTACTTGATCTGACACCAGCGTTCATCTACCAACATGAGTGGGAACTAACCCAGCTTATGATGGAGGGCTTGTCATCTATTAAGGGTATTCGCATGCTTGGTCCAGAGATTGGACAGCCACGTACTGGATTGGTATCTTTTACTGTGGATGGGTATGATTCAGCACAACTCGCCTTCCGATTAGATCGGAATTATGGGATTGCGGTTCGCTCCGGCTTTCATTGCACACCGCTTGCACATGAATCTGCTGGTACAACCGCTACCGGAGCAGTAAGGGCAAGTGTGGGATATAATTCAACTCGAGAACATGTGGACGCACTCGTTAAGGCAGTGTTGGAATTGACGCGGGCAGATTAG
- the rsmG gene encoding 16S rRNA (guanine(527)-N(7))-methyltransferase RsmG, whose protein sequence is MDDIQQQLQRRLKKHGLELGELQLEQFELYYQELVSWNEKMNLTGITDREQVYTKHFYDSVSLAFYTDMTKVNKLADIGSGAGFPGLPLKICFPHIKLTIIDSLNKRIGFLQHVVDILGLTDVELVHGRAEEIGRKDGYRDSYDLVTARAVAKLAVLNEFCLPFVRKSGIFAAMKGGDPREEMKEAEFSFNQLKGRVKAVHPFQLPVEESERHIILIQKFDKTPYKYPRKPGTPMKTPLV, encoded by the coding sequence ATGGACGATATTCAACAGCAACTGCAGCGGCGCTTAAAGAAACATGGATTAGAACTGGGAGAACTCCAATTGGAGCAATTCGAGCTGTACTATCAAGAGCTGGTATCCTGGAATGAAAAGATGAATCTGACCGGAATTACGGATCGGGAGCAAGTGTATACAAAACATTTCTATGATTCGGTATCACTGGCTTTTTATACTGACATGACCAAAGTGAATAAGCTTGCTGACATTGGATCAGGAGCGGGTTTTCCGGGATTGCCACTGAAGATCTGTTTCCCGCATATTAAGCTTACGATCATTGATTCATTAAATAAACGGATTGGCTTTCTACAGCATGTGGTAGATATTCTTGGGCTGACAGATGTCGAGTTGGTCCATGGACGTGCTGAAGAGATTGGACGTAAAGATGGGTATCGTGACAGCTACGATCTCGTTACGGCGCGTGCAGTAGCCAAGCTGGCTGTGCTGAATGAATTCTGTCTTCCTTTTGTTCGCAAAAGTGGAATATTCGCTGCGATGAAGGGCGGAGACCCGCGTGAGGAAATGAAAGAGGCGGAGTTCAGTTTTAATCAGCTGAAAGGACGGGTTAAGGCCGTTCATCCATTCCAGCTACCGGTTGAAGAATCAGAGCGTCATATCATCCTGATTCAGAAATTTGATAAGACACCATATAAGTATCCACGCAAACCGGGCACTCCAATGAAGACTCCACTGGTATAG